A section of the Streptomyces sp. Je 1-369 genome encodes:
- a CDS encoding TetR/AcrR family transcriptional regulator, producing the protein MTSPAATTPAYRRLSVEARRRQLLDSALTLFAHRAPEEVNLDDVAEAAGVSRPLVYRYFPGGKQQLYEAALRSAADDLEQCFAEPPEGPLTRRLSHALDRYLAFVDQHDTGFSALLQGGSVVETSRTSAIVDGVRRAAAEHILSHLDVPEPGPRLRMTVRMWITAVEAASLIWLDEEKQPPLDDLRDMLVEQFMAVLVATAGRDPQTAEVVRWALTLETPEGPVGTLARRVLPVVADAAHLL; encoded by the coding sequence ATGACCTCGCCTGCCGCCACCACGCCCGCGTACCGCCGCCTGAGCGTCGAGGCGCGGCGGCGGCAGCTCCTGGACTCCGCGCTCACCCTCTTCGCGCACCGCGCGCCCGAGGAGGTCAACCTCGACGACGTGGCGGAGGCGGCCGGTGTCTCGCGGCCGCTCGTCTACCGCTACTTCCCCGGCGGCAAGCAGCAGCTGTACGAGGCCGCGCTGCGGTCCGCCGCCGACGACCTGGAGCAGTGCTTCGCCGAGCCGCCGGAGGGCCCCCTCACCCGGCGGCTCTCCCACGCCCTCGACCGCTACCTGGCCTTCGTCGACCAGCACGACACGGGGTTCAGCGCGCTGCTCCAGGGCGGCAGCGTGGTGGAGACGTCGCGGACCTCCGCGATCGTGGACGGCGTGCGCAGGGCCGCCGCGGAGCACATCCTCAGCCACCTCGACGTGCCCGAGCCGGGGCCCCGCCTTCGCATGACCGTACGCATGTGGATCACCGCGGTCGAGGCGGCGTCCCTGATCTGGCTGGACGAGGAGAAGCAGCCGCCGCTCGACGATCTCCGGGACATGCTCGTGGAGCAGTTCATGGCGGTGCTCGTGGCGACGGCGGGACGGGACCCGCAGACCGCGGAGGTCGTCCGCTGGGCGCTGACCCTGGAGACGCCGGAGGGCCCCGTGGGCACCCTCGCCCGCCGCGTCCTGCCCGTGGTGGCCGACGCGGCCCACCTGCTCTGA
- a CDS encoding AurF N-oxygenase family protein: protein MTTVTEDVSLEGLRDALGLLKDREQVALRLLESSAKHSFDPDKELDWDAPLEAGKWFWPPELVSLYGTPMWKRMSEEQRYDLARHEAASLASLGIWFEIILMQLLVRHIYDKSVTSAHVRYALTEIADECRHSMMFARMIEKGGAPTYPVTRLNHNLARILKTVSTTPGSFACTLLGEEILDWMQRLTFPDERVQTLVRGVTRIHVVEEARHVRYAREELRRQMVTAPAWERQLTRLSCGEAARVFSLAFVNPEVYTNVGLDRREAVAQVQASGHRREVMQTGAKRLTDFLDDIGVMRGVGRRLWRSSGLLA from the coding sequence ATGACGACCGTGACGGAAGACGTTTCGCTGGAGGGCCTGCGGGACGCGCTCGGACTGCTCAAGGACCGGGAGCAGGTGGCCCTGCGGCTCCTGGAGTCGTCCGCCAAGCACTCCTTCGACCCCGACAAGGAACTCGACTGGGACGCACCGCTCGAAGCGGGCAAGTGGTTCTGGCCGCCCGAGCTCGTCTCCCTCTACGGCACCCCGATGTGGAAGCGGATGTCCGAGGAGCAGCGGTACGACCTGGCCCGGCACGAGGCGGCGTCCCTCGCCTCGCTCGGCATCTGGTTCGAGATCATCCTGATGCAGCTGCTCGTCCGGCACATCTACGACAAGTCGGTGACCAGCGCCCATGTGCGGTACGCGCTCACGGAGATCGCCGACGAGTGCCGGCACTCCATGATGTTCGCCCGGATGATCGAGAAGGGCGGCGCCCCGACGTACCCCGTCACGCGCCTCAACCACAACCTCGCGCGCATCCTGAAGACGGTCTCCACCACCCCCGGCTCGTTCGCCTGCACCCTGCTCGGCGAGGAGATCCTCGACTGGATGCAGCGGCTGACGTTCCCCGACGAGCGCGTGCAGACGCTGGTGCGCGGCGTGACGCGTATCCACGTCGTCGAGGAGGCCCGCCATGTCCGTTACGCGCGTGAGGAGTTGCGGCGCCAGATGGTGACCGCCCCCGCGTGGGAACGCCAGCTGACCCGCCTCAGCTGCGGCGAGGCCGCCCGCGTCTTCTCCCTAGCCTTCGTGAACCCCGAGGTCTACACGAACGTGGGCCTGGACCGCAGGGAGGCCGTCGCGCAGGTGCAGGCGAGCGGGCACCGCAGGGAGGTCATGCAGACGGGGGCGAAGCGGCTCACGGACTTCCTGGACGACATCGGTGTGATGCGGGGGGTCGGGCGACGGCTGTGGCGGTCATCGGGGTTGTTGGCATAG
- a CDS encoding ferritin-like domain-containing protein produces MATHELYTSPPDGLNWRVPSASSARFSWEYDEGRDRLLALYQKGKDKQWDGAKRIAWDLEVDPLDPLGTPDESMTLHGTPHWAKMTDRDKGELRKHYASWQFSQFLHGEQGAMVCAARIVESVPDLDAKFYSATQTMDEARHAEIYGRFLHDKIGMLYPINDNLQALLGDTLRDSRWDMPYLGMQVLIEGLALAAFGMIRDTTDKPLPKQILAYVMQDEARHVAFGRMALRDYYKQLTDAELREREEFVIEGCYLMRDRLRGEEVLENFGISKAQAQEYSEQSEFLSLFRQLLFSRIVPCVKDIGLWGKRLQEAYLDMGVFEMGDANLDLLMAQDEEIADKLDAERFAAEEHERVAEVRDAIASGEAAG; encoded by the coding sequence ATGGCGACGCACGAGCTTTACACCAGTCCACCGGACGGGCTCAACTGGCGCGTACCGTCCGCCAGTTCGGCCCGCTTCAGCTGGGAGTACGACGAAGGGCGCGACCGCCTCCTCGCTCTCTACCAGAAGGGCAAGGACAAGCAGTGGGACGGCGCCAAGCGCATCGCGTGGGACCTGGAGGTCGACCCGCTCGACCCCCTCGGCACCCCCGACGAGTCGATGACGCTCCACGGCACGCCGCACTGGGCGAAGATGACCGACCGCGACAAGGGCGAGCTGCGCAAGCACTACGCCTCCTGGCAGTTCAGCCAGTTCCTCCACGGCGAACAGGGCGCGATGGTGTGCGCGGCCCGCATCGTCGAGTCGGTCCCCGACCTGGACGCGAAGTTCTACTCCGCGACCCAGACCATGGACGAGGCGCGGCACGCCGAGATCTACGGCCGCTTCCTGCACGACAAGATCGGCATGCTCTACCCGATCAACGACAACCTCCAGGCGCTGCTCGGCGACACGCTCCGCGACTCCCGCTGGGACATGCCCTACCTCGGCATGCAGGTCCTCATCGAGGGCCTCGCGCTCGCCGCGTTCGGCATGATCCGCGACACCACCGACAAGCCGCTGCCCAAGCAGATCCTCGCCTACGTGATGCAGGACGAGGCCCGGCACGTGGCCTTCGGCAGGATGGCGCTGCGCGACTACTACAAGCAGCTCACCGACGCCGAACTCCGCGAACGCGAGGAATTCGTCATCGAGGGCTGCTACCTGATGCGCGACCGGCTGCGCGGGGAAGAGGTCCTGGAGAACTTCGGCATCTCCAAGGCGCAGGCCCAGGAGTACAGCGAACAGTCCGAATTCCTGTCGCTGTTCCGCCAGTTGCTCTTCTCCCGCATCGTGCCCTGCGTCAAGGACATCGGCCTGTGGGGCAAGCGCCTCCAGGAGGCCTACCTCGACATGGGCGTCTTCGAGATGGGCGACGCCAACCTCGACCTGCTCATGGCCCAGGACGAGGAGATAGCCGACAAGCTGGACGCCGAGCGCTTCGCGGCCGAGGAGCACGAGCGGGTGGCGGAGGTGCGGGACGCGATCGCGTCGGGTGAGGCGGCGGGGTAG
- a CDS encoding peptidoglycan D,D-transpeptidase FtsI family protein has protein sequence MKRYIRHAAAFCALLLIALLVNATRVQVFQADSLDADEANRRNAIVRFEQPRGDILVDGRPVTGSRDTGEQLRYERTYRNGPLYAPVTGFASQVYGTTLLENAEDDILSGTDPMLAPLPLWNDITRAQNPGGRVETTIRAAVQQAAYAGLGGKRGAVAALEPSTGKILALVSTPSYDPERLSGTDRAVADTWAELNGSATKPMLNRAIRQTYPPGSTFKVVTAAAALDSGEVTDPDAPTKSPSPYTLPGTSTQLTNEVDGCTNASLRYAFRWSCNTVFAKLGVDTGLAPMVGTARDFGFNDGGLEIPSSVAASNFDTSMDRAQLGLSAIGQYDTRATPLQMAMVSAAVANGGSVKAPHLVDRTTTEDGDVVDATGTKSLRQAMNPGTAAQLREMMTQVVDEGTGTNAAIPGVTVGGKTGTAQHGIDNSGTPYAWFISWAQADDDPEPSVAVAVVVEDAAADRGDISGGGSAAPIAKAVMEAAIGAH, from the coding sequence ATGAAGAGGTATATCCGGCACGCCGCCGCCTTCTGTGCGCTGCTGCTCATCGCGCTGCTCGTCAACGCCACCCGCGTCCAGGTCTTCCAGGCCGATTCCCTCGACGCCGACGAGGCCAACCGCCGCAACGCCATCGTCCGCTTCGAGCAGCCGCGCGGCGACATCCTGGTCGACGGGCGGCCCGTGACCGGCTCCCGGGACACCGGCGAGCAGCTCCGCTACGAACGGACTTACCGGAACGGGCCGTTGTACGCGCCCGTGACCGGCTTCGCCTCGCAGGTGTACGGCACGACGCTCCTGGAGAACGCCGAGGACGACATCCTCTCCGGCACCGATCCGATGCTCGCCCCGCTCCCCCTGTGGAACGACATCACGCGTGCCCAGAACCCCGGCGGCAGGGTCGAGACCACGATCAGGGCCGCGGTGCAGCAGGCGGCGTACGCGGGCCTGGGCGGCAAGCGGGGTGCGGTCGCGGCGCTGGAACCGTCGACCGGCAAGATCCTCGCGCTGGTCAGCACCCCCTCGTACGATCCCGAAAGGCTCTCCGGGACCGACCGGGCGGTGGCGGACACCTGGGCGGAGCTGAACGGCAGCGCGACCAAGCCGATGCTGAACCGGGCGATCCGGCAGACATATCCGCCCGGCTCGACGTTCAAGGTGGTGACGGCCGCGGCGGCGCTCGACTCGGGAGAGGTGACGGACCCGGACGCGCCGACCAAGTCCCCCAGCCCGTACACGCTGCCGGGCACCAGCACCCAGCTGACCAACGAGGTCGACGGCTGCACGAACGCCAGCCTGCGCTACGCCTTCCGGTGGTCCTGCAACACGGTCTTCGCGAAGCTCGGCGTCGACACGGGCCTCGCCCCGATGGTCGGCACGGCCCGCGACTTCGGCTTCAACGACGGTGGCCTGGAGATCCCCTCGTCGGTCGCGGCCAGCAACTTCGACACCTCGATGGACCGGGCGCAGCTCGGGCTCTCCGCGATCGGGCAGTACGACACCCGGGCGACGCCGCTGCAGATGGCGATGGTGTCGGCGGCGGTGGCCAACGGCGGGTCGGTGAAGGCGCCGCACCTGGTGGACCGTACGACGACCGAGGACGGGGACGTGGTCGACGCCACGGGCACCAAGTCCCTGCGGCAGGCGATGAATCCGGGCACGGCTGCGCAGCTGCGCGAGATGATGACGCAGGTCGTCGACGAGGGCACGGGCACGAACGCCGCGATCCCCGGTGTGACGGTCGGCGGCAAGACGGGCACCGCTCAGCACGGCATCGACAACTCCGGTACGCCGTACGCCTGGTTCATCTCCTGGGCGCAGGCGGACGACGACCCGGAGCCGTCGGTGGCGGTCGCCGTCGTCGTGGAGGACGCGGCGGCGGACCGCGGGGACATCAGCGGGGGCGGCAGCGCGGCGCCGATCGCGAAGGCGGTGATGGAGGCGGCGATCGGCGCGCACTGA
- a CDS encoding FtsW/RodA/SpoVE family cell cycle protein gives MAGTSAGAAPPAVPAARVPRRRGTELTLLVVAVLLSVYGYCAVGLAKNGTVPPGAAGYGAGLGVLALVAHLAVRLRAPYADPLLLPIAVLLNGLGLVLIYRLDLETPHDEAAPAQLIWSTVGVGLFIAAVLFLRDHRVLQRYAYLSVVTALVLMIVPIFFPAVNGARIWIRIGGFSIQPGEFAKILLAVFFASYLAANRNALAYTGRTLWRFKRLQLPTGRVLGPIVAIWLLSVGVLVLERDLGTSLLFFGLFVILLYVATGRIGWIAVGLLLAALGAFAVGSLEPHVHSRVEDWLHPFASIDAGRGPNQLAQSLFAFAAGGMLGTGLGAGHSILIGFAAKSDFILATAGEELGLSGLCAIFLLYALLVERGFRAGLALRDAFGRLLAIGLASILALQVFVIAGGVMGLIPLTGMAMPFLAQGGSSVVTNWIIVALLIRVSDSARGQPVPAEAA, from the coding sequence ATGGCCGGAACCAGCGCGGGCGCCGCACCCCCCGCGGTCCCGGCTGCCCGTGTCCCCCGGCGCCGCGGCACCGAACTCACCCTGCTCGTCGTGGCCGTCCTGCTCTCCGTGTACGGCTACTGCGCCGTCGGCCTCGCCAAGAACGGCACGGTCCCGCCCGGCGCCGCCGGTTACGGCGCCGGGCTCGGCGTGCTCGCGCTCGTCGCGCACCTCGCCGTCCGCCTCCGCGCCCCGTACGCCGATCCGCTGCTGCTGCCCATCGCGGTGCTCCTCAACGGCCTGGGCCTGGTCCTCATCTACCGGCTCGACCTGGAGACCCCGCACGACGAGGCGGCCCCCGCGCAGCTCATCTGGTCGACGGTCGGCGTGGGTCTGTTCATCGCCGCCGTCCTCTTCCTGCGCGACCACCGCGTACTCCAGCGCTACGCCTATCTCTCCGTCGTCACCGCACTGGTCCTGATGATCGTCCCGATCTTCTTCCCGGCCGTGAACGGCGCCCGGATCTGGATCAGGATCGGCGGCTTCTCCATCCAGCCCGGCGAGTTCGCGAAGATCCTGCTCGCCGTCTTCTTCGCCAGCTACCTCGCGGCCAACCGCAACGCCCTCGCCTACACCGGCCGCACCCTGTGGCGGTTCAAGCGCCTCCAGCTGCCCACCGGGCGCGTCCTCGGCCCCATCGTCGCGATCTGGCTGCTCAGTGTCGGCGTCCTCGTCCTGGAGCGCGACCTCGGCACCTCGCTGCTCTTCTTCGGGCTCTTCGTGATCCTGCTGTACGTCGCCACGGGCCGCATCGGCTGGATCGCGGTCGGCCTGCTCCTCGCCGCGCTCGGCGCGTTCGCGGTCGGCTCGCTGGAGCCGCACGTGCACAGCCGTGTGGAGGACTGGCTGCACCCCTTCGCCTCCATCGACGCGGGCCGCGGCCCGAACCAACTCGCGCAGTCGCTCTTCGCGTTCGCGGCCGGCGGGATGCTCGGCACCGGGCTCGGGGCCGGGCACTCCATCCTCATCGGATTCGCCGCGAAGTCCGACTTCATCCTGGCGACGGCGGGCGAGGAGCTCGGCCTCTCGGGGCTCTGCGCGATCTTCCTGCTCTACGCCCTGCTCGTGGAGCGCGGCTTCCGTGCCGGGCTCGCCCTGCGCGACGCCTTCGGACGGCTGCTCGCGATCGGGCTCGCCTCGATCCTCGCGCTCCAGGTGTTCGTCATCGCGGGCGGCGTCATGGGTCTCATCCCGCTGACCGGCATGGCCATGCCGTTCCTCGCACAGGGCGGCTCGTCCGTCGTCACCAACTGGATCATCGTGGCGCTGCTGATCCGGGTCAGCGACTCGGCCCGCGGCCAGCCCGTGCCCGCGGAGGCCGCGTGA
- a CDS encoding SH3 domain-containing protein, translating into MSPRTTLVRLGILAAGGALAALAAAGPAVALDSAGDAGTNAPVYKGRVTAKSGLLLHTSPTRGSKVIRTVPRGKVVTIFCKTRGDRVVNNNIWYLLTDGSWAWGSAHYIANIGKVPRWC; encoded by the coding sequence ATGTCCCCGCGGACCACCCTTGTCCGGCTCGGCATACTCGCCGCCGGCGGCGCCCTCGCGGCGCTCGCCGCCGCAGGCCCCGCCGTCGCCCTGGACAGCGCAGGCGACGCCGGCACCAACGCACCCGTCTACAAGGGCCGCGTCACCGCCAAGAGCGGACTCCTGCTCCACACCTCCCCGACCCGAGGCAGCAAGGTGATCCGCACGGTGCCGCGCGGCAAAGTCGTCACCATCTTCTGCAAGACCAGAGGCGACCGCGTCGTCAACAACAACATCTGGTACCTGCTCACCGACGGGAGCTGGGCCTGGGGTTCCGCGCACTACATCGCCAACATCGGCAAGGTCCCGCGCTGGTGCTGA
- a CDS encoding sensor histidine kinase, with the protein MSRRQPRGPRLPAWTATLTWKAAVFITVMCCALAALLGALVHVSVTNQTVGQARDRALSHLDEVTERYEAGDRLGPGAGVDPVGLPSRLRDLAVNGQRGTMVAAHDSRPTMWAAGPADGGRAIAVQVDYAQGARTIDGLDRAILGSSVLAIGATLLVGAFAVTRVTRRLHQTALVARRISAGDLDARVEDPHARPDDTGFPRHQDEVAAVAGALDTMASTLQGKLLSEQRFTADVAHELRTPLTGLHAAAELLPPGRPTELVRDRVAALRTLTEDLLEISRLDAKSEAVDLDAHQLAPLAERVVRFSGEGTELVVVRDVCVDTDRRRLERVLGNLVANAHKHGRPPVLVTVDGPVVSVRDHGDGYPEYLVEHGPQRFRTEGTSKGSSKGHGLGLTIALGQAAVLGARLTFSNAADGGAVATLRLPYETAGDGEEPGTGHGGT; encoded by the coding sequence ATGAGTCGCCGTCAGCCGCGCGGCCCGCGGCTCCCCGCCTGGACGGCGACCCTCACGTGGAAGGCCGCCGTCTTCATCACCGTCATGTGCTGTGCGCTCGCCGCGCTGCTCGGCGCGCTCGTGCACGTCTCGGTGACCAACCAGACCGTGGGCCAGGCACGCGACCGTGCCCTCTCCCACCTCGACGAGGTCACCGAGCGGTACGAGGCGGGCGACCGGCTCGGTCCCGGCGCGGGCGTCGACCCGGTGGGCCTGCCCTCGCGCCTGCGCGACCTCGCGGTGAACGGGCAGCGCGGCACGATGGTCGCCGCCCACGACTCACGGCCGACGATGTGGGCCGCGGGGCCCGCCGACGGGGGCCGCGCCATCGCCGTCCAGGTCGACTACGCGCAGGGCGCCCGCACCATCGACGGGCTCGACCGGGCGATCCTCGGCTCCTCGGTCCTCGCGATCGGGGCGACGCTGCTGGTCGGCGCGTTCGCGGTGACGCGGGTGACGCGGCGGCTGCACCAGACGGCGCTGGTGGCCCGGCGGATCAGCGCGGGCGACCTGGACGCGCGCGTGGAGGACCCGCACGCGCGGCCCGACGACACGGGTTTCCCGCGGCACCAGGACGAGGTGGCCGCGGTCGCCGGGGCCCTGGACACGATGGCGTCCACGCTGCAGGGCAAGCTGCTGAGCGAGCAGCGGTTCACGGCGGACGTGGCGCACGAGCTGCGCACCCCGCTGACCGGGCTGCACGCGGCGGCGGAGCTGCTGCCGCCGGGGCGGCCCACCGAGCTGGTGCGGGACCGGGTCGCCGCGCTGCGCACGCTGACCGAGGACCTTCTTGAGATCTCGCGGCTCGACGCGAAGAGCGAGGCGGTGGATCTGGACGCCCATCAACTCGCTCCACTGGCGGAGCGGGTGGTGCGTTTTTCCGGGGAGGGCACGGAGCTCGTCGTCGTACGCGATGTCTGTGTGGACACCGACCGGCGGCGCCTGGAGCGGGTGCTCGGCAATCTCGTGGCCAACGCGCACAAGCACGGGCGGCCGCCGGTCCTCGTGACCGTGGACGGTCCCGTCGTCTCGGTGCGGGACCACGGCGACGGTTATCCGGAGTACCTCGTGGAGCACGGGCCGCAGCGCTTCCGCACCGAGGGCACCAGCAAGGGGTCGAGCAAGGGGCACGGGCTCGGGCTGACCATCGCGCTGGGCCAGGCGGCGGTGCTCGGTGCGCGGCTGACCTTCTCGAACGCGGCGGACGGCGGGGCGGTGGCGACGCTGCGGCTGCCGTACGAGACGGCCGGGGACGGCGAGGAGCCGGGCACCGGGCACGGCGGAACGTGA
- a CDS encoding class F sortase has product MAPSTPTDFEPDTPAQPRTHDPRATRTTSRTTTRIAAAGALTVALGIGLIACGQGGGGKGAPAPDVKVHNAATAQAQQAVAPLKASRPTGLRIPSAGVDATSMLDLGVGADQELDVPPVDKADEPGWWTGGVTPGEKGPAVIVAHYDTANGPALMKNVAKVEVGDTVEVPRADGSTATFEVREIQQVGKEDFPTNKVYGATGRPELRLLTCGGPIVGGHRSDNIILYADLVT; this is encoded by the coding sequence ATGGCCCCCAGCACCCCCACCGACTTCGAGCCCGACACGCCCGCCCAACCCCGTACACACGACCCCCGCGCCACCCGCACCACCTCCCGCACGACCACCCGAATCGCCGCGGCCGGAGCCCTCACCGTCGCCCTCGGTATCGGCCTGATCGCCTGTGGACAGGGCGGCGGCGGCAAGGGCGCCCCCGCCCCCGACGTGAAGGTCCACAACGCCGCGACCGCGCAGGCCCAGCAGGCCGTCGCCCCGCTGAAGGCGTCCAGGCCGACCGGGTTGCGGATCCCCTCCGCGGGCGTCGACGCCACGTCGATGCTCGACCTCGGCGTGGGCGCCGACCAGGAGCTCGACGTGCCGCCCGTGGACAAGGCGGACGAGCCCGGCTGGTGGACCGGTGGGGTCACGCCCGGCGAGAAGGGGCCCGCCGTGATCGTCGCGCACTACGACACGGCGAACGGTCCGGCGCTGATGAAGAACGTCGCGAAGGTCGAGGTCGGCGACACTGTGGAGGTGCCCCGTGCGGACGGCAGCACGGCGACGTTCGAGGTGCGGGAGATCCAGCAGGTCGGCAAGGAGGACTTCCCCACCAATAAGGTGTACGGGGCGACCGGCCGACCCGAGTTGCGCCTGCTGACCTGCGGCGGGCCCATCGTGGGAGGTCACCGCTCGGACAACATCATTCTCTACGCCGACCTGGTGACGTAA